The genomic DNA GCTGTACTTCTCCGGGTCCGCCTTCAGCAGCCTGACCAGTTCCGCCACATTGCCGGCCGGCAGGTCCTTGTTGACGATGAGCGCGTGATTGACCCGTCCCAGGAAACCCACCGCGGACATCTCGCGGATGTCGTAGCCCAGCTTCGGATAGACCGACTGCGCGATCGCATGGTGCACCGCCCCGAAGAGAATGGTGTAGCCGTCCGGCCTGGCCTTGGCGACCGCGTCCGCGCCCAGGGTCCCGCCCGCGCCGCCACGGTTCTCGACGATCACCGATTGGCCCAATCCGGCGCGCAGTGGCTCGGCCAGCTGCCGCGAAAGAATGTCCACGGTGCCGCCCGGCGCATACGGCGCGACCAGCCGTATCGTCTGCGAGGGGTATCCGCTGGCGGCCAGCGCCCTGCCGAACGGGGCGGCCGCGGCAAGCAACAACAACTGTCTCCTGTCCATGTCTGTCTCCTCTGGTGGATCGGCCCTCGGATCGGGGCCTGATTGCTTCTGCTTCGGATACCGGCCCGCGGCCGCGGGCGCTATGCCCGCGCGCCGCCGCCCCAATCGCGCAGGATCTCGTCGACGTGCTCGTTCAGGCGCGGCGGCGCACGCCGGTACGACACCGGCGTGCGCGACAGCTTCAAGGGGTTGGCCAGCAGGCTCACCGCGCCATCGCGCGCCCAGTCGCAGGGCATGCGCAGATGGGCGCCGCGTTCCTGCACATGCGGATCCTCGAACACCTCGCGCAGATCGTTGACCGGTCCGCACGGCACGTTCACGGCCTCCAGCGATTGCAGCCAGTATTGGCGCGGGCGGGTGCGCAGCGCCGCCTGCACGGCTTCACACACGGCCTCTCGGTGCCGGACCCGCGCGACGTTGGTGCCGTAGCGCTCGTCCCGCGCCACCGCTTCGATGCCGGCGACCTCGCAGAAACGCCGGAATTGCCCATCGTTGCCGACCGCCAGGATCATCGGCCCGTCGGCCGTCTCGAACACCTGGTACGGCACGATGTTCGGATGGCCGTTGGCCAGCCGCTTCGGGACCTCTGCACTGGCGAGGTAATTGGTGCCCGCGTTCACCAGCCAGGCGATCTGGCTGTCCAGCAGCGAAATGTCGATCTGCTGCCCTTCTCCGGTCGCGTCGCGATGGCGCAACGCCGCCAGGATGCCGACCGCCGCGTACATGCCCGTCATGACGTCGGCGATGCCGACGCCCACCTTCATCGGCGTGCCGTCGGTCTCGCCGGTCAGGCTCATGATGCCGCCCATGCCCTGGATCAGGAAGTCATAGCCTGCGCGCCGGGCGTAGGGGCCGGTCTGGCCGAAGCCGGTGACCGAGCAATACACCAGGCCGGGATAGCGCTGGCGCAGGCTGGGATAGTCCAGTCCATGCCTGGCCAATCCGCCGACCTTGTAGTTTTCCACCAGCACATCGGCCCGGGCCAGCAGGCGGTGCAGCAGCGCGCGCCCGTCCTCGGTGGCCATGTCGATGGCGATCGAGCGCTTGTTGCGATTGGCGCTGAGGTAGTAGGCGCTCTCGTCCGTGTCGCGGCCATCCTTGCCGACAACGTAGGGCGGCCCCCATTTGCGCGTATCATCGCCCTCCCCGGGCTTCTCCACCTTGACCACGTCCGCGCCCAGATCGCCCAGCAGCTGGGTGGCGCTGGGACCGGCCAGAATGCGCGAAAGGTCAAGAATGCGCACGCCGTCGAGCGCGCCGGGGATCATCGACTGCATGCCTGTCTCCACGATTGATGTCGAGGCAGTCTAGAATTCGGTCCCTTCACCTTCAATTGAGATTTTTTTCAAGAACGCCCCGCGCGAATTGACGTTGCCAACGCCACCACGACGCACTACGCTTGCATCGTCCCGATTCGCCGCCACCGCCTCCTCACCTTCGAAGCACAAATGAAAAATACGTTGATGGCCACGCACCTGCGCCTGGTCGGCATGGCGGCGCTCTGGGGCGCGTCGTGGTCCTGGGGCAAGGTCGTTGCGCAGGCGATGGCCCCGCTGGCCGCGGCCAGCCTGCGGTTCCTGTTCGCCAGCGTGGTGCTGGTGCTGTGGATGCATCGCGCGTCCGCGCTGCGCGACCTGAAGAAACTGACGCGCAACCAGTGGCTCGGCCTGGCCGCCGCGGCCATGGCGGGCGTATTCGGCTACTCGACCTTCTTCATGCTGAGCCTGCAGCTGGTGCCGGCCGGCAAGGCCGCCATCGTGGTGACGCTCAATCCCGGCGCCACGCTGCTGCTGGCGGCCATCCTGTTCAGGGAGCACCTGAACCCGGCGATCCTGGCGGGCATGGTCCTGTCGGCCATCGGCGCCTACATCGCGATCAGCGGCAACGGACCGAGCGCCGCCCTGCCCGGCTCGGTCGGCATCGGCGAGCTGTTGCTGCTGGGCTGCGTGGCCTGCTGGGTCGCGTACACGCTGATCGGCCGGCTGGTGCTCAAGGGCGTGGACGCATTGACCACCACCACGGTCACCACCGTGATCGGCGCCTTGCTGCTCCTGCTGGCCAGCATCGGATTCGAAGGCACCGCGGCCTGGGGCGCGCTGCGCGGCGCGCCGGCGGATGCCTGGGTCAGCCTGCTGGCCCTGGCCTTCGGCGCCACGGCCGTCGCCTATGCCTGGTACTTCGAGGGCGTCAAAGCGCTGGGCGCCGGCGCGGCTTCGGGCTACATCACGCTGGTGCCCGTGTTCGGCGTGCTGTTCTCCAGCCTGTGGCTGGACGAACCCACCAGCAAGAGCCTGTTCCTCGGCGCCGCCCTGGCCATTTCCGGCATGGCGCTCATGCATGTCGGCCGGCGCCGGGCGGAACTGCGCGGCCAGCGCCTGGCCCGCGCAGCGCGCGAAGGCGCGCCGGGCGGCAAACCCTGAATTCCGTCCGCCGGTGTCATTGCGCCAGCAGGCGCGCCAGGACCCCCTCACACAACGCCAGCTGCTCCACCGCAATGAACTCGTCCGCGGTGTGAGCCTGGGCGATATCGCCCGGCCCGCACACCACCGTCGGGATGCCCGCGGCCTGATACAGGCCCGCTTCGGTGGTGAACGCCACGTGGCCGCCCTTGCCCGCCCCCGCCTGGAACAGGCGCGCGACGATGCCGTCCTCGTCGCGCCGGGATACCAGCGCCGGCACCGCGGTGCGGCGGAAGACGTCGACCCGCGAGGCCTCGACCTTGTCGCGCATGCGTCGCTGCAGTTCGGCCGCGCGCGCGTGGATCGGCGCCAGCACGGCATCGGGATCGACGCCGGGAAGAAAACGCAGGTCGAAGTCGAATTCGGCGCTTTCCGGGATGACGTTGGCCGCCTGCCCCGCGTGCACGCGGCAGACCGCCATGGTGGAGAACGGCACGTAGAAATCCTCGTCCACCTCCCGCTGCGCCAGCTGCCCGGCCTGCTCCGTGATTTCCGCCACCAGGGCGCAGGCCACTTGCGCCGCGTTCACGCCCAGGCCGCTCAGGGACGAATGCGCCGCGCGGCCAAGCACCCGGCACCGCAGCGCGTGCCGCCCCTTGTGGGCGCGCACCACCGCCATTCCGGTCGGCTCGCCCACCACGCAGGCCTCGGGCCGGATGCCGAGTCCGCGCAGATCCTCCAGCAGACTGCGCACGCCGATGCAGCCGATCTCCTCATCGAAGGTGAAGGCCACATGCACGGGCCGCTTCAAGGCCTTCAGGTCGAGCCGCGCCAGCACCGACAGCACGCAGGCGAGAAATCCCTTCATGTCGCATACGCCACGGCCGTAGACCCGGTCGCCTTCGCGCGACAGCTCGAACGGCGCGCGCGACCATTCCTGGCCGGCCACCGGCACGACGTCGGTATGCCCGGACAGCAGGATGCCGCCGACATCGCCGCCGTGGCTGGCATACAAGTTGGCGCGCCGCCCATCCGGACTGTAGGTGTAGCGGATGCGGAACCCCAGCCCGCGCAAGGCCTCCTCGATCATCCCCAGCAACGGCAGGTTCGATGCCGTGCCCGACACCGTCTCGCATGCCACCAGCCGCTCCAGCCACGACAGGGCCGCGTGCAGGCCATCAGGAAGAGAGGATGCCATCACGCCTCCAGGGAAATGTTGGCGCGTTTCGCCACCGACCGCCATTTTTCAAGTTCGACGCCGATCTGCCTGGAGAATTCCTCCGGCGCATTGGCGCGCGGCACGGCGCCCAATTCCACGATCCGGGCGGCGACCTCCGGCCGTTTCAATGCCGCCATGACCGCTTCCTGCAAGGCCGCCACCAAAGCGGGGGGCATGCCCGCCGGACCGACCAGGCCGAACCACGCGGGATCGTTGAGCGCCGGGATGCCGGCCTCGGCAAATGTCGGCACGTCGGGCAGTTGCGCGACACGCCCCGGCCAGGCGACCGCCAGCGCGCGCAAGCGTCCGCCCTGCACGTGCGGCAGCGAGGCCGGCAGGTTATCGCACAGCACGTCGACGTGGCCGGCGATCGCGTCCTGCAAGGCCGGCCCCGCGCCGCGGTACGGCACGTGCCGCAGGCGCGCGCCGGTCGTCTGCGCCAGGAGTTCGCCCATCATGTGCCCAAGCGAGCCAACGCCCGGCGATCCGAACATCAGCTCGCCGTCCTTGCGCCTGGCCAGCGCGACGAACTCCACCAGATTGGCGGCAGGCAGTCGCGGATTGATCGACACGATGTTGGGGACGTCGGCCAGATTGGAGATGGGGGAAAAATCGCGCAGGGGCTGGTAGCCGGGCCTGGCCGAGACGGCGGGCTGGATCGCATGCGTACTGACCGTGGCCACTCCCAGCGTCAGCCCGTCCGGCGCCGCGCGCGATACATGCAGGGCGCCCACCGCGCCGCCGGCGCCCGGCCTGTTTTCGACAATGACGCTCTGCCCGAGGCGCTCCGCCAGCGCCCCCGCGATGAGGCGCGGGATCAGGTCCGCCGAGCCCCCCGGCGCGAAAGGCACGACGATACGGATGACGCGGTCCTGGGCCTGGACCCGCGACACGGCGGCCAGCGACAACGCGCAAGCCTGGATGAAATGACGGCGCTTCATGTGTTTTCCCCTTCCGGTTATGAAAAAGCCCCTCTTGCAGGGGCTTGGTCGTCGAAACAGCGGTCAGATGCGGCCGTCGTAGGCCTTTCTCGGGATGCGGCACGAGATCAATGCAAAGCGATCCGACGCCAGCGACTCGCGGATCGCGGCGGCAAGTTCGGCGCGGCTGCCGACCTCGAATCCCAGGCCGCCCATGGCGCGCGCCACGCCGGCGAAATCGGTGCCCGCGAAATCCACGCCCAGGTTGGGCAGGCCGTTGGCGCGCTGCTTGATCTCGATCAGCGACAGGGATTCGTCGGCAAAGACGAAGACGATCACCGGCGCCCGCGCGTCGCGGGCCGTCGCCAGTTCGCCCAGCGTCATTTCCAGGCACGCGTCGCCGGTGAACACGGCCACCGGCCGTTCGGGCTCGGCCAGCTTGGCGCCGATGCCCAGCGGCAGCGAGCAGCCCATGGTGCACAGCGCCGAGGACTGCATCAGGGTGCGCGGTTCATGGCATTGCCACACTTGCGACAACAGGATGCGATGCGCGCCGCTGTCGACCGAGGCCACGGTGTTCGCGGGCAGCAACGCCCGCGCCACATCGACGATCGCGGCCGGCCCCCATTCCTCGTCGGCGCGGTAGATGGCGGCGATGGCGCGCTTGATGTCGGCGACGGCGCCTTCGGTCCATTGCGACTGCCCCGCCAGCCCGGCGCCCAGCGCGGCCAGGCTGTGCCTGATATCGCCGACGAACGAGATCGCCGACTGGTGCATGTAATGGGTGTTGCGGGTCGCGGACACCTCGATCACCCGCGCGTCGTCGGCCCAGACATTGCGCCATCCCACGCGCATCTCGATCGGGTCGTAGCCGGCCAGCAGGACCACGTCGGCCTCGCGGACGAGCGGCAGCACGACCTGGTCTGCCAATGGCGACAGCCCCATGCCGCCGATCACCATGTCGCTGCGCTCGTCCACGATGCCCTTGCCCTTGTAGGTCGTGATCAGCGGAATCCTCAACTCCCGCACCAGCGCCTCGACCTGCGCCTGCGCGTGATGATGCAGGGCCTCGACCCCGGCGATGATCACGGGCCGCCTGGCCGCCGCCAGCCAGGCGCGGGCTTGCTGGAAGCGCTCCGTATCGGCCGGCGCCACCGGCGCCGGCGGCACGCGCCGCGCGCCCCTGGCGGGCATGACTTCCTGCAGGGCCACCGAAATCGGCACATCCACGTGCACCGGCCCCGGCGGGTCGTCCATGGCGATGGCGAGCGCCTTGTCGATGATGGCCTGCGCGGCGCCGGCGGACATGCGCAGCGATGCCTTGGTGATCGGCCGCATCAATGCCGCGTGGTCGAACACCTGGTGCGTATAGGTGGCGGCCTCGTCCTCGTCGACGCAGCCGGTGATGAACAACATCGGCACCCGGTCCTGCAGCGCGTTGGCGACCACGTTGACGGCGTTGGCGACGCCCGGCCCCAGCGTCGCGATCAGCACGCCGGGCGCGCCGGACCGATGAAACGCGCCTTCGGCCATGAAGCCGCCGGAGTTCTCGTGCTTGACCAGCGTGAACTTCACGCCGGCTTCGTCCAGGCCGCGCATGACCGACAGCACCTCCCCTCCCGGGATGCCGAACGCGTGCCGGCACCCCGCCTCATAAAGACGCTGGCCGATGATCTGGGAAACGGTAGACATGGATGATCCAGAAAAAAGCGGGACGCGGTTCCGGGGCCGATGCGGTCGGCTCGTCGCGCCCCTTGTTGCAGGAATGCCGACCGGCCGCGCCGATCGGGCAAGGCGTTCAGGTCAGGTTGCCCAAGGCATACGCCATGCGTTCGGCGGCGATGCGCAGGTTCTCGTCCGAGGTCGCGTACGACAGCCGCAGGAAGCCCGGCATGCCGAAGCCGGAGCCGGGCACCACCGCGACGCCGGCTCGGAGCAGATAGGCAGCCAGGGCCACGTCGTCGGCGATGCGTTCGCCGCCAGGCGCCTGGCGGCCAAGACAGGCCCGCACGTCGGGAAACAGGTAGAACGCGCCTTCGGGCCGCGGCGTATGGAGCCCGGCGATCCCGGAAAGCGCGTCATGCAGGAAGTCGCGGCGGCGCTGAAAGGCCTGGCAACGCCGCCGCACTTCGTCCTGCGGCCCTTCCAGCGCGGCCACCGCCGCGGCCTGGGAGATGGACGAGGTGTGTGAATTGATCTGCATCTGCAGCTTGGTCATCGCCTCGATCAGGTGCCGCGGCCCGCAGGCGTAGCCCAGGCGCCATCCCGTCATGGCATAGGCTTTCGACACGCCGTTGACGGTCAGGATGCGATCCGCGAGGTCCGGCGCCACCTGCGCCAGGGTGTGGAAGGCGCGTCCGTCGTACAGGATGTGCTCGTAGATATCGTCGACCAGGATGAAGAAATCCCGGTGGGGACTTTGGCGGATGACCTGCGCGAATTCGGCCAGTTGGGCGCGGTCGTAGGCGGTGCCGCTGGGATTGCTGGGCGAATTCAGGACCAGCCATTTGGTCCGGGGGCCGATCGCCGCCGCCAGATCGGCCGCCGCCAGCGCATAACCGCGCTGCGGCGACGTCGTGATCGGGCGCAACACGCCGCCATTCATGGCGACGATATCGCTGTAGGAGGCCCAGTAAGGCGCCGGCATGATGACCTCATCGCCCGGGCTCAGGGTCGCCAGGAACGCCTGGTAGATGACCTGCTTGCCGCCACAGCCCACGCTGATCTCGGCGATGGAGCAGTCGATGCCGTTGTCGCGCCTGAACTTGGCGACGATGGCCTCGCGCAGCCGCGTGCTGCCGTTGATGGGGGTGTAGCGGGTTTCACCATCGCGGATGGCGCGGATCGCCGCCTCGCCGATGTGCTGCGGCGTGGGGAAATCCGGCTCGCCGAGCGTCATGTCGATGACGCTGTGGCCTTGCTGGATGGCCTGGCGGGTTCGTTCCGCCATGACCTGGATGGGGGAAAGGCGCAGAGCGGAGATGATGGGAGCGAACATGGGCGGAATCCCTGACGAGTTGGAATCAGTCTAGAATTCACATGATTCAATCTCAATTGAATTTGGATTCAATATGATTTCGCCCCTCGGGCCCGACGTCCCCACCCTGCGCCAGCTGGAACTGCTGTTGTCCCTGGCCAGCGCCGACGGCATCGCCAGTGCCGGCGCCAAGATCGGCATGACGCCCTCGGCCACCAGCCACGCCCTGCGCGCGCTGGAGTCGACCCTGGGCGTGCTGCTGATCGACCGCAATGCGCCGCAGCTCGAACTGACCCATGCGGGCGAGCAGATCCTGCCGCACGTGCGCGACGTGTTCGCGGCCCTGCAACTGATCCAGGCCACGGCCAACGCCAGCGTCGGCCTGAAAAGCGGGATGCTGAAGATCGGCTCGTTCGGCCTGAGCTCGTCGCTGCGGCTGTTGCCGCCGCTGTTGCAGCAGTTTCGCAAGCTGTATCCGGGCATCGACCTGAGGGTCTTCGAAAAGGCCGACGCGGACATCGTGCAGGACCTGATAGAGCGGCGCCTTGAAATCGGCGTCGTCACGCTGCCCAAGCCGCAGTTCGACACCGTGACGATCGCCAACGACGAGCTGGTGGCCGTGGTGCCGGCGCGGCACGAGCTGGCCAGCCTGGACACGATCGAAGTCGGGCGGCTGGCGCAGTTCCCCTTCATCCTCACGCATGCGGGTTCACAGGGGCTGGTGGCCAGGATGTTCAGCCGGGCCGACGTTTCGCTCAAAGTGACCCACGAGCTGTCGCAGATGCTCTCCATCCTCGACTTCGTCGCGCGCGGCGAAGGCATTTCGGTGGTGGCGTCGCTGGCCCTGCCGGCCAGGTACGACGGCGTGGTCTACAAGGCGATCGCGCCCCTCACTTCCCGCAGGGTCGGGTTGGCCTGTCTCAACGAAAGCCGGCTGTCGCCCGCGGCCGCGGCGTTCTGGAAACTGGCCAAATCGCGCAGCCGGAAAAAACACGCGCCAACCGCGTGAGCCGCCGTCACATCACCGGAAACGTCATGCCGGGCGCGGCCTCGCGCACCATGGTCCAGAATGCGTGGGCGGCTGGGGAAAGCCGCCGTTCGTTCAGACAGGCCAGTCCGATGCGCCTTTTGACCGCGGGGCCGATCTTCCGGTAGACCAGGCCGTCGTAGCGGTCGGGCAACACCAGCGACGCCAGCACGGAAATGCCCTGGCCTCTCCTGACGAACTCCAGGATCGACATGATCTGCGAGAGATCGTGGGCGATGCGCGGCGTGATGCCGGCGCGCTCGAACATGCGCGTGATCACCGGCTGCGAGCCGGCGCGCGTCATGATGAGCGGATACGCGGCCAGGTCCTTGACGCCGATCACGCTCAGCCTGACCAGCGGATGCCCCTGCGGCAGCACGACCATGAGTTCGTCGGACACCAGGGGCAGCGTATCGAAGTCGGGTTTGGGCAGCGCCACCACGCCGATCTCGATGCGGCGCTCGATCAGGGCGCGCTCCATTTCCGGATCGGGCTTTTCGGTGACGAAGACGTCGACGCCCGGATAGCGCGCCTTGAACATCTCCAGCAACTGCGGAAGGATATTCAACGACGAACTCGCGCCCAGCGATCCCAGCGTCAGCATCCCGGCGCGCAGCCCCGCGCTGGCGCTGACCGTGGCCCGCACCACCTGCAGGGACGCGAACACGTCGCGCACGTGCGGCAGGATCTGTTGCGCCGCGTAGGTCAGCTGGACGCCGGTGACATTGCGGTCGATCAACGGCGCGCCCAGCGTCAGTTCCAGCGTCTTGAGCGCATGGCTTGTCGCCGACGGCGTCATCCCCAGGCGCGCGCCGGCGCTGGCGATGTTGTCCGAGGACGCCAGCGCGATGAACAGTTCCAATTGCTTCAACGACAGGGATTTGGCGGCCTTGTCTGTCATTGTCGACGGTCCCCTTGCATCGAGAACGGCCGCCGGAAGACGAGCCGCTTGAAATGTCGAGTGAGTATATACATCGGCCCCCTGCCCGGCGCGGGCCTTCAATGCGCGATCCGGAAATGGCATCATGGCAGACCGCGCCGGCATTTCGCCATTCGCCGCGGCCCTGAACCGGAGCCGGCATGACGCAGTTGCACGAACGATTCCTGGAAGCGCCTGTCCGGCGCCGCGGCACGGTGAAACGCGCGGACGTCGCAGGCCTGTCCGGCGACATGACGCCGCCGCGCCGGGAATCATCGCGGCCGCAAGGCCAAGGGGCTGCCTGATGGCGACGGCGCAATCCGCGACGCTGCAACCCTGCGTGCATGATGGCATTCCCACCCGGGAAACCTGGCTGGATTGCGTGTCGGCCGACGGCGGCCGGCTGCGCCTGGTGTTGCTGGCGGAAGAAGCTCGGGCCACCGCCACGCTGCTGGCATCGGCCCGCGCCATCGCGCAAGCGCTGCCGGCGCGCCTGGACGCCGCGTTGCGCTTCCTGTGGCAGGCCGGCCGCGAAACCGGCGATCCCGACGATGCGCCCGCCGCCTTCATGGAAGGCTTTGCGCCGTCCGACCTGGTGATGGCGGCCGATGGCGGCTACGTCCTGCATCTCGCGCCGCGCGACGCGGCCTGGTTCATGCCGGGCTACTGGCCGTCGCTGCGGTTTTCGGCCGACCACGCCCCCGCGGGATGGACCTGCGAATCCTGACCCATCCATCTCGAAGCGCGATCGCGCTTTGAGATGCCCGCGGCGCCGGCCACAACCGCCAGTGGTGGTGGCAGCAGCAACGGCAGGCTCGCCGCGATACGATGCGCCTGCAACGGCAGCAGGCCCTGGATGGTGCCAAGGTCATTGGCCGCGTCGGCACGCGCGCGCAACGCCGCCTGTTCCTCGCGCAAAGCCTGGTTGTTCGCGATGCCCCGCGCCAGCAGGCGGGCCTGCGCGTCGTGGAACGCCTGGATCGCATTGCGCAGGCAATGGGCAGTGTATTGATCGCCCAGCCGGTCAAGGGGCACGCCGACGGCCGGCCTGCCGGCGCCCGCGCCGCGTTGCGGCGATGCCGCCGTTGCCGCGGCCTGCGAACGCCCCGCCTGCGCGAGCGCCAACGCCGCGGCCTGCGTGCGCGCGAAGCTCGCCCGCTCGGTCCGAGCCTGTGCCCGCAGGCGTTCGGCACGGTAGGGATCGCGGACATCGTCGATCCGGACCGAGCCCATGGGATCAATGGCTTTGGCGCTCATGCCGATGCCCTTCGGATGGCGGGCTCGCGCCGGCGCTGCGCGCGGATCCAGAGCATCTGCGCCACCACGCCCACCGCGAACAGCGCCAGCCACGTCGCCAACGCGCCACGCACCAAGGGCGATTGCGGCCCATCGGCAAGCGGATGCGAGAGCGGCAGCCGCGTCAACGTTTCGGCAATGCCGGGAATCCACATCAGGAAAAAACTGAACGAGAACCCAAGCTGGGACAGATAGGGCCGCGCCCGCACGCGCGGCGGCAGGCGCGACGCCAGCAAGGCGCCCGCGATCGACAGCAGCGCCAGGATGCCCAGCGCATGGCCGGCGTTGAATCCGCCGGTGCTGGACAATCCGAAGGCGGTGAACACGGCCACCAGCAATCCACCCAGGTAGACCTTGCCGGCGACTGTCGCGCTGTCGATTCCGCGATAACGCGCGAAGCTGTACAGGCCCGCGATGGCGGGCACGAGACTGATGAGGGTATGGGCAGCCCCCAGCGGGGAAATGGGATGAGGCATGGATGCAGTCTCCAGGAAAAACAACCAACTAGTTGGTAGGTTTAATGGTTCAAAAAAATGCGCGCCGGCCGGCGCGCATCGCGGGAATCGTCAGGCAGGCGCGGTCAGTTGGCGGATGGCCGCGCGCGTAACCGAGGCGAACGCGTCGGGATCGCCGACGGCCCGCGCGGTCAGCATGGCGCCGTGGACGGTGGACATGAACGCCTGCGCTTCGGCCTGGACGCCATCACGAAGACGGAAATGGCCCGTGGCCACGCCCTTTTCCAGCACCGACGCCAGCCAGCCGCTCAACTCGCCGAAATACGCGCGCACTTCGTCGGCGATTTCCGGGGGAATCATCGGCAATTCGGCAGCCAGCATCGCGCAGATGCACATGGGCAGCGAGCCCTCGCGGATGCACTGGGCCCAGTACTCGGTATAGGCGGTAAGCCGCGCCAGCGGATCCTCGACGTGCCGATCGAGTCCGGCCAGGCCTTCACGCGCCTGCGCGCGGTGCCGCGCAACGACCGCCAACACCAGCTCCGCCTTGGTCGGAAAATGGTGATGGATACTGGCCTTGCCGATATGCACCCGCTCGGATACGTCGGCATAGCTGAATCCGTGGTATCCACCGGCGGCAAGCAGCAGCTTGGTCTGCTCGACGATCTCGATGGCCCGGGGGGAAAGCTCCAGACTCATGGGAATTCACTGTGGTGACTGGCGGGGGGCAAGATGCCCTGGCGCCCGAGCCGCATCGGACGGATCCGGACGGCTGCATGCGGCAACCAATCTACTAGTTGGTTGGTTGACTGTCAAGCATGCCGCTTCAACCCGCGACCAGCTCGGCCAGCGGCGCGTCCGCCGCCGGCCGCGCCAACGCCTGCAGGTGTTGCCACAACCGCTCGGCCTGCTCCGCCAGGATGGCCTCCCCGCGCAGCAATCGCAGGCGCAGCGGCACCTCGAACGCCGCGCCACCCGCGCGTACCAGCTTGCGGGCGTCCAGGTCGCCGCGCACCAGCGACAGCGGCAGCCATGCCACGCCCAGTCCTGACAACGCCATGAGCCGCAAGCCGTCGGTAAGGCTGGCGTTGTGGCTCTGTTGCAGGTCCAGGTCCAGCCCATCCAGCAAGGGGCGCAATGACCAGCCCAGATGGCATTCGTCCGCATAGCCCAGGAACGAGATGGCCTGGCCGCCGGCCCGCGCCAGGTCGTAAAGCGGCCGGCCCGCCGCATTGGGCGCGCTGACCGGCACCAGGCGTTCGCCGCCCAGTTCCAGCCAGCGCAGTCCGCCGCCCTCGGCGGACAGGCCGACGCGCCGCGCCACCGCCCCGCCGGCGTCGAACAGGGCCACGGCATAGTCGGCCGCGCCTTCGTCGAGCAGGGCAAGGCACTCGGGCAGGTTGTCGGACTCGACACTGAATTTGGCGTCCCGGAAATCGCTGTGCAGGCGGGGAATCCAGTCGGGGAAGAACACCGCCGACATGATGTGGGGCGCGCAAAAGCGGATCCGCTGCTGGCGGTCACGCGCGTCGGTGCGGACCGACTTGCGCAAGCCTTCCAGCGCATAGACCACCTCGGTCGCCACCGCCTGCAAGCGCAGGCCCGCG from Achromobacter xylosoxidans includes the following:
- a CDS encoding LysR family transcriptional regulator → MISPLGPDVPTLRQLELLLSLASADGIASAGAKIGMTPSATSHALRALESTLGVLLIDRNAPQLELTHAGEQILPHVRDVFAALQLIQATANASVGLKSGMLKIGSFGLSSSLRLLPPLLQQFRKLYPGIDLRVFEKADADIVQDLIERRLEIGVVTLPKPQFDTVTIANDELVAVVPARHELASLDTIEVGRLAQFPFILTHAGSQGLVARMFSRADVSLKVTHELSQMLSILDFVARGEGISVVASLALPARYDGVVYKAIAPLTSRRVGLACLNESRLSPAAAAFWKLAKSRSRKKHAPTA
- a CDS encoding LysR family transcriptional regulator; amino-acid sequence: MTDKAAKSLSLKQLELFIALASSDNIASAGARLGMTPSATSHALKTLELTLGAPLIDRNVTGVQLTYAAQQILPHVRDVFASLQVVRATVSASAGLRAGMLTLGSLGASSSLNILPQLLEMFKARYPGVDVFVTEKPDPEMERALIERRIEIGVVALPKPDFDTLPLVSDELMVVLPQGHPLVRLSVIGVKDLAAYPLIMTRAGSQPVITRMFERAGITPRIAHDLSQIMSILEFVRRGQGISVLASLVLPDRYDGLVYRKIGPAVKRRIGLACLNERRLSPAAHAFWTMVREAAPGMTFPVM
- a CDS encoding TetR/AcrR family transcriptional regulator → MSLELSPRAIEIVEQTKLLLAAGGYHGFSYADVSERVHIGKASIHHHFPTKAELVLAVVARHRAQAREGLAGLDRHVEDPLARLTAYTEYWAQCIREGSLPMCICAMLAAELPMIPPEIADEVRAYFGELSGWLASVLEKGVATGHFRLRDGVQAEAQAFMSTVHGAMLTARAVGDPDAFASVTRAAIRQLTAPA
- a CDS encoding LysR family transcriptional regulator: MIDLVALKDFLVLCQLRSFSRASERCHVSVSGLSRRIQGLEQWLGVPLFDRRKAALEPTDAGLRLQAVATEVVYALEGLRKSVRTDARDRQQRIRFCAPHIMSAVFFPDWIPRLHSDFRDAKFSVESDNLPECLALLDEGAADYAVALFDAGGAVARRVGLSAEGGGLRWLELGGERLVPVSAPNAAGRPLYDLARAGGQAISFLGYADECHLGWSLRPLLDGLDLDLQQSHNASLTDGLRLMALSGLGVAWLPLSLVRGDLDARKLVRAGGAAFEVPLRLRLLRGEAILAEQAERLWQHLQALARPAADAPLAELVAG